In Stigmatopora nigra isolate UIUO_SnigA chromosome 5, RoL_Snig_1.1, whole genome shotgun sequence, the genomic window CTCTCGGCCCAGGTTCCGTGCTGCACTTTGCAGCAACCATTCTCCTAGAAGCGCCGCCGCTTTCCTTGGCCACTGGCGAGCATTTGCTTTTGTTCACCGCCCAAAGCTAAATTTCTTGTTCGGTCAGCCCGACCTCTGCTCATACAGTTGCTATCTGGAACTAACGGGTGCCACAACATTCCACAATAATGCTTGAAATTGTGATatttaatacatatataattgTACTTCctcacttgtatttttgtataggcgcGAAAATATGTAGTATGttatgtagtaataataggggtgatccaaTTGGTGGTTTTTCGATTGTCACGGCCATGTCTAATATACATGATCAATAGCAATATTCCAGGGATTACCGCACATGCGATCATTTTCCATGCCGCTTGAACCGCAAATGAAAACACAAGACAGTGTGAAATATTCGGGATATGAAaccctttaaagaaaaaagtctttcccaaaatttaaaaaaaaaaaacgtccaagttacgaaacataaaataaaataaatacacactcaatctttttattttttttaattgcagcgGTAGGGTTGATTTCCCAACCCCTTGCTGGTCTTTTATTCTTTGACATGATGCTGAACCAAGGTTAGCGCGCTGAAGGTACGCAAGAGCTAACTTGTGCAGGGTTTGCCGCGAGTAGGTCTGACAGGGAGCAGCCCGACACAAAAAACGGCACCCTCCAGGAAATGTTCCCTCTCATTTTTCATGTCTGGGCATACAAACAGCCTCTCTGAGTACACTGAGGACCAGTGTGTGCAACATCACCAGTAtcatcacacctgccataagcaggtgcatgtctagtACCCATAAATGATCTAATCATAATAAAATGTTGTGATAAATAGCCATTATTATAACATCTTAATAAATGTCACTAGAATCAGCACAATTCTGAtttaattttaccttattttataCGTCTGTCCACATCTCATTCTCattcaaatgatttttgctGAATGTGGCACTTGAGATATTCAAGcttccatttatatgcaatatttttcgaTTCACTGCATGTTTTGTGACCTTTCTCACCCAATATCACCGCTTCTTTTATTTGCATATACGCCGGCagccatttcattttaaaagattttttttaactttagctTGTTGAGTGGCTCTGTCACACCCTGGTTGTTTTGCCATAATAATTGCTTAGCAGCAGTTCCACCGTACTCTAGCTATATGCTAACCTACAGAAGACAGGCACATACGCATTTCGCGTAACTAACGCAGCCAATCGATGTTATCAACGTTTATTAACTAATGCCACGGAAATGATGTAGCCATAATaaaatttaattattaaaatctatgaataaaacatcttattAAATGTTTCTGtgcatcatgtttttttgtgtttcgcATGGACAAGTAGAACAGCATCATTGGCATACATTTGTCAGGTAACAATCGTTGGCACCTATCACGTCTGGGCCGCTGGCAACCCCAAAAGGCAATTTTTTACTCTTTGGATTTGGCTCATCTGTTCCTCTGGGTTTTGAGGTAAAATCCAGGGGATGAACACATTATTATTTCTGCTACGTCTTTATGCTGTTAATTGGCTTAGACAAAGGGCAAGACATTTAAgagattttatttgtaaaacttttttttaaggcaGCTATGCACACGATTGAAACAAAACATGATAACACACCTCACAGACTGGCTCCGACAGGATAAGATGCAATCTGAATCATGCAAATTCTGGTGCTAATAATTTAGTTTAACAAATTGAAAATtacagaatttatttttttcccaaccaTAGTGGAGCttaccaaaaacattttattccatGCATGGGTTTACTTATCAACCATTTTTGTGCTATCCTTTCAATACACatcttaaacatattttttctttaaagagaAGGAAAACACTATACCACAAAAGGACACCGTatgtaacaataataaaaaaataccatttaatttgattcatttgtaTTTGATGGTCATTAAATCCTTATTAAATATATCTTAAATGCCGTGCTTGGAATTAGTTTAGCTGTATTTAGACAcattaataaaataagaaaCTAATCCCAGTAAAACCTTATTTTGGAATCTGCACTTTTCAGAAGAAAGGAAGCCCTTGGTCGTCTggggctctggcacccccaaaAGGCAATTTATTTACTCTCTGGATTTGGCTCGTCTCTTCCTCTGGGTTTTGAGAGAATATCCAGAGGTTGAACCCATCATACTTTCAGGTAAGTCTATGTACCGTTGAAGAATTGAACTCAGAATAGTTGAACTAAAATGGTTTCATCTGTCAAATTAAGTCGGTGAGGAAGATGAAGTATCAATCAAAGAAGCAGCAGAGGCAGTTGTGGAAGCATTGGACTTTGAAGGCAAAGTGGTTGTATCCTTAACTACATGCTAATGtgctaatgtattaatatttgaTGTCATAATAGCATGTTTTTAATCTTGCAAACATGCTTTTTCTACACAGCATTCTTCCAAAGTCATTCTGATTCGCATAACTGATAGGGGTAtgaattttatattaaaaaataaatagaattatACCTGGATTCAATTTATGGTTTCATTAAAGGATGATTAACAATGGATTGTTAAATTAGCAGAATTCCTCCGATTCTGTTCTACACATCTGCTATTTAATcccaaataccatattttctcgcacaAAACTGTAAGTAGAAAAAAACTTAAtcaccataacgcaagacaaagtggaattttgttttatttcataatcacaattGTACAAtcgtgcaataatagcatgataCACATTACGCATGTATAAAGGCTAatattttaacgatcgaccAAAAgtccttcgatcagccttaacaaatATTTGGATTTGACAAGGTAAACTCTAAGAACACATCTGTCAAGGCTACTCGCATCTAGACAGACAGAACATGTTTAACAGCAAGCAGagatggtgctcggacgtttggtcgctgctcttttggtcgccgttggggttagggttgtcaaatgtacttagatatttaaccctaacgcgaccaaaagaccagtgaccaaacgtccggtcacagcaGAGACAGGCAAAAGTGAgggtttttttccatgttttacacaagatttactttttttcttgaatttcattcatagatgtcaggaatatattttgtttagcgttttgtctttctgtattttcaaaaaaaatacagtattggcCGCATTGTTGCGTTATGGTGTTTCGATTCTGTCACCTTGCacttttgtgcatgtcaagtctaattaaTGCCATACcttggattcagtcatcatttttttagcaacaaatatggtttatatgcgagaaaatatgccaATCAGGTCAGTTCTgacaatattttatattttgcttcTTTGGTTACCATTACCGTACTATATATGGGATATGTGCAACCTTCTTTGTTACATTAACTTACATTTTTTAGAACCTTCTCCAACTTCCTTATTCTAATTTCGTTGACCATCACACCAAAGTATGATACCCATAAATCAGATGGTCAATTAAAGAAGACAGCCTGTAATGCAAAACTGCGCAACTACCGACCAGATTTTTACTTCACACCCTTCAAACAAGGTAAAAATCGTGTATGATAGGCTCCTATATATAGTCCCTTTTAGCCCTATCTTTTATGCTTTCAGCTCTCAAGGAGACCTGTGATTGGTTTGTTACAAACTACGACACAGCTCGCAAGTGAAAAAGGGGATCAAGCGGACAAATTTTCCAGGGATGCAGACCAGGGGGTTGGGGAATCTGCCCAACTGCACACAACACTAAAATGTACCAAATAAACCTGCATTGTGCAAATAGTTTTAGCAATTCACAATTAAATGTACACATTGCAaccaaataaaatgactttttttaaaaaccatggTGTGATTTTATTAAAAGATAATTTAGGCtttaacataacaaaaactatCTCGCTAGTTTTAAAAAGCAACGCATCTTGCTTGGCAACCACTTTTAAGGTTGCATGTACGAAATGGGGGTAATTTCATGGAATATGCAATACTCTTTCCCAAACCGCACACTCTTCTTGCATGCCTTTCCAGTCTTGGTAATTGCGTTGCAAAACTGACGCCCTGATATAGAGCTGAAATAAAGAGTAATTGTAAACGTTGAATCATCTAGCCAATGTATGTGTGGAAAAACAGTCTGACCTGTTGCAACTAGGTTGGGGAGTTCTAGCAGTTCTTGAATCCACCACCAAttcatttgattcatttaaagTTTCAAAAACCCCTCTAGGGTTTTGAGAAAAGTCAACACTCACAgccttaaaaaaagggaaatacacAGGTTATTActaatatagatagatagagagatagagagagagatagagagagagagagatagatagatagagagatagagagagagatagatagatagatagagagatagagagagagatagatagatagatagagagatagagagagagagatagatagatagagagagagatagatagatagagagatagagagatagagagatagatagatagagagatagagagagagagagatagatagatagagagatagagagagagagagatagatagatagagagatagagatagatagatagatagatagagatagatagagagatagatagagagagagatagatagatagatagagagagatagatagagatagagatagagagagatagatagagatagagatagagagagatagatagagatagagatagagagatagagagatagagagatagagagagatagagatagagatagagagatagagagatagagagagatagagatagagatagagagagatagatagagatagagatagagagatagagagatagagagatagagagagatagatagagatagagatagagagatagagagatagagagatagagagagatagagagatagagagatagagagatagagagagagatagagagagagagagagagagagagagagagagagagagagagagagagagagagagatagatagatagatagagagagatagagagagagatagatagagagatagagatagatagatagagagatagatagatagagagagatagatagagagagagatagatagagagatagatagagatagatagatagagagagatagatagatagagagatagatagatagatagagagagatagatagagatagatagatagatagatagatagatagatagatagatagatagatagatagagatagatagatagagatagatagagatagatagagatagatagatagatagatagatagatagatagatagatagagatagatagatagagatagatagagatagatagagatagatagatagatagatagatagatagatagatagatagatagagatagatagagatagatagagatagatagatagatagagatagatagatagagagatagatagatagagatagatagagatagatagagagatagatagagatagatagatagagagatagagatagatagagagagatagagagatagatagagagagatagagagatagatagagagagatagagagatagatagagagagatagagagatagatagatagatagagagatagagagatagatagatagagagagatagagagatagatagatagagatagatagatagagatagatatagagatagatatagagatagatagatagagatagatagatagatagatagatagatagatagatagatagatagatagatagatagatagatagatagatagatagatagatagatagatagatagatagatagatagatagatagatagatagatagatagatagatagatagatagatagagatagatagatagatagatagatagatagatagatagatagatagatagatagatagatagatagatagatagatagatagatagatagatagatagatagagatagatagatagatagatagatagatagatagatagatagatagatagatagatagatagatagatagatagatagatagatagatagatagatagatagagagatagatagagagagatagatagagagagagagagatagatagatagagatagatagatagagatagatagatagatagagagagatagagatagatagagagagatagagagagatagatagatagatagatagagagatagagagagatagagagagatagatagagatagatagagatagatagagatagatagatagagatagatagatagagatagatagagatagatagagatagatagatagagatagatagatagatagatagagatagatagatagagatagatagatagatagatagatagagatagatagagatagatagatagatagatagatagatagatagatagatagatagatagatagatagatagatagagatagatagatagagatagatagagagatagagagatagagagatagagagagagagagatagatatatagatatatagatatatagagatatagagatagagagatagagagatagagagatagagagatagagagatagagagatagagagatagagagatagagagatagagagatagagagatagagagatagagagatagagagatagagagatagagagatagagagatagagagatagagagatagagagatagatagagagagatagagagatagagagatagatagagagagatagatagagagagatagatagagagagatagatagagagagatagatagagagagatagatagagagatagatagatagagatagatagagagatagatagagagatagatagatagatagagatagatagagagatagagatagagagatagatagatagatagagatagatagagagatagagatagagagatagagagatagatagagatagatagagagatagagagagatagatagagagatagatagagagatagatagatagagatagatagagagatagatagatagatagagatagatagagagatagatagatagagatagatagagagatagatagatagatagagatagatagagagatagatagatagagagatagatagatagatagagatagatagatagagagatagatagatagatagagagatagatagatagagagagatagatagatagagatagatagagagatagatagatagagagagatagatagagagagatagatagagagatagatagatagagagagatagatagatagagagagatagatagagagatagatagatagagagagatagatagatagagagatagatagatagagagagagatagatagagatagatagatagagagagatagatagatagagatagatagatagagagagatagatagatagagagagatagatagagatagatagatagagagagatagatagatagagagagatagatagagagatagagagagatagatagagagagagagatagatagatagagatagatagatagagagatagagagagatagatagagagagagagagagatagatagagatagatagatagagatagatagagatagatagagatagatagatagagagagatagatagagatagagatagatagatagagagagatagatagagagatagatagatagagatagatagatagagagatagatagatagagagatagatagatagagagatagatagatagatagatagatagatagatagatagatagatagatagatagatagatagatagatagatagatagatagatagatagatagatagatagatagatagatagatagatagatagatagatagagagatagatagagagatagatagagagatagatagagagatagatagagagagagatagatagatagagagagagagagatagagagagagagagagagatagagagagagagagatagagagagagagagatagagagagagagagagatagagagatagagagagatagagagagatagagagagatagagagagagatagagagagatagagagagagatagagagagagatagagagatagagagatagagagatagagagatagatagatagatagatagatagagagatagagagatagagagatagagagatagatatatatagatatatatatatatatatatatatatatatatatatatatatatatatatatatatatatatatatatatatatatatatatatatatatatatatatatatatatatatatatatatatatatatatatatatatatatatatatatatatatatatatatatatatatatatatatatatatatatatatatatatatatatatatatatatatatatatatatatatatatatatatatatatatatatatatatatatatatatatatatatatatatatatatatatatatatatatatcaacataTTTCCATAATGTCCTCACTTGTGAAAGAACAGGTTGAGCTAGAGTGCAGTGATGAAGTATACACCCTGATACCGATATTTTATCGTCTGGAGATATCATAGACCTACCTAGATAACCTGTAGGGGGAGCAGAAACATGACTGAATGCAAATTTAAGTAGACTGTTGAAGCCTATCCAAACCTGTTAGAGCGTCTTCATTCATCAGCTTTGTTTCAAAGCAGCTGAGATCTTCCCTGAGGTCAGACCAAAAAACAGTGACAATAAAATGTGAACAAATAATTTTTCCTGCAGGATGATAAAATTGTATTATATACAGAAATTACTTCTGAGGCGTTGAGGATTGTGGATATAAATTGCATGAATTCTGCTGCCCCACTAATGTAGAGGGCAAAAATGGAAATGCAGTTAACGGCTTGCCTCTGTTTGGAAATTTAAACCACATCTGACCAAAGAAACAGTGTCCTGAAGAATTGGAGTTGGGGGattaaaacatacacacaaaaaaatattttttacacacaGCTTTGAGCTTATACCTAAAGAGAGCACAACTATTAACAAGCTGAGACTTGCGAGATCCAGCGCTGGCTGCTGGTTGATCTCTGCCAATGCATTCAGGGGAACTGTGAGCAGCAGCATGATGCGAGAGAGTACTCCACAACGCAGGAATGACTGAAGGATTGCAAGAAGTACAAAATAGCTTGTGTGTACAATACAGGTCCACATAGCGGTGATGCTTAAACCTGAAACCACAAGAATTTTAAACGAATAAAACCATCATGTAACCAGCTGAGTACGACCGCAAAAGTCACCTGCCCAACCGAGATAACTCTGAATCAGATCAAATCTCTCCTGTATTCGTCCCTCAATTTCATCAAGGTAATGCAGCATTAATCCCAGACTGCTGTTCATGCGGTCCAGTTTGCTCATGAGATCAGTATAGTAGTTCAATGTCTGGCCTTGGTACTGAAGAAACTCTGTTATGCCATCATCTGAAGTCAAATGTTGGGACATGGAAAAGCAAAATCAGGCAACACAAATATCTGCAACTGCACTGCAATTGTTAGTTCACATacctatttttttatggatacCATTAGCTTCCTGCCTGACATTGGCAAGGTCTTGAATGATTGCCTTGTGGCTGTCTTCCAACTCTGAGCCTtgattttgcatattttcacTAACAATTGCTTGAGAAGTGTtaaaattatacattaaaaaGTGCAAATATACAGTGCCTGTTAagcaatgaaatatttaaatatcacCAAAATGACTGTAAAGATTAAGTCACATATGGCTTTAGTGGAGCTAATGTCTAAAATAAAACTCACCCATTTTATCTGTAATTCCCTGGATGAGCTGGGCAACTAATTTCTGTCCAGCAGCGATGAGGGCTTTCTCCTGATGCAGACGCTCCAAATTGACTATCAAAGAGTTTTCCATTTGACCTTGGGCCTCATGAATCTTGACCTGCTGAGTGAGCAGGGCACCGTGGCCCTTCAGGAGCTTTTCCAGAGACGCTGCAGTCAATTCTCTAAGCTCCAATTGCCCATCCTGTTGCAATATACATCAGggtcattgtattttttctattttaactaAACATGCATGATCTTAGATAGCTAAATTTCAGCCAGAATTCGGCCATTTTGTccaatgtttttaaatactttacaACAACGATCCCAAGAGACGACAGCTGAAAACAGAAGCGGGGACAGCAACATGACAGCAAAAGAAAGAGTCCGAAGCACAattgcatttattattattataataactttctcttcatttcaagtaggagggcgaGATTAAAAATGCTGTATTAGttaagaccattttttttatgagaGTCACTTTTCAATATATGGACTGGCGGGACCAACATTTATTGAATAGTTTTAAGTGCGGCAATTTGGGCCTGGAGGAACACCAGCTGAGTGAGTAGGAAGTAGCGACATGTCAAAATCTGTAAATGCAGCATACTAACAGTGCACTGCCAATTTTAAGTGGgcgatttgtttttcttggcttTATATAAAACCCCTTTGTAACCCCGTTATGGTCTATCAATAGTATCTGCCACATTGCAATTGATGTTATTGTTTGGGAGACTGATTTCCAAGGTGATCTGGAATGCACCTGGTGTGAAATACAAAGAGCGCAAATAAAAAGCAGGCTCATCAGAAAAGGTTTGGGTGCACCtcatctaaaagaaaaaaatgggccgGGAGAAGAGGAAACACTTCTGACCAACTATTGCATCCTGGAATAAGATGGAAGTGCTTTCGGCGTTTAACAGCAACGGAGTCAAGGGGCTCTACTCGGCTACTGTTGacttcagctccagacttctGCAGaacggagtcgaggggctcTACTCTGCTACAGTTtatcttcagctccagactactgaggaactgggCGGATACGTTTGGAAGAGTggctgcatattctctacctcggtcacagtctgcagaagttccctatCATGTGGAAGACTTTCTGTCTGTGGTttgagtttttgtccaactttacaacttTTTGAatctgtatccgttttagctaccgcaatcaagctggcgccgttcaagtggcagctGGCGGCGGCAGTATCTCCATCTACTCTTGCccgttttgtttttgctgctttgatgtcttaatgatttgatgattccatttactttgtgctttgctgttcggtctaatcaccctctagctactgccacaatgaagtTTCCCGAATGATgatggatgaataaagttatccataatTCATCCATAATAAAAGATCCTCATATCAATATCATTATgacactacagtaatccctcggttcTCACGGGTAATGAGGACTGTAAAACTGTAATATATGTTgtgtttacaataacaattgagggtctagaacactgttctaccgaacaatttactgtattaaaagagacctccagaaaacgtcaaagtgtattaaaatagacctccagaaaacgtcagtgtattaaaatagacctccagaaaacgtcagtgtattaaaatagaccttcATAAAACGTCAAAGTGTAATAAAATAGATCTCCAGAAAACgtcaaagtgtattaaaatagaccccCATGAAACGTCAAAGTGTATTAGAATAGAActccataaaacgtgaaagtgtatttaaagtggatttcatggttctcatgaaaaatgtcgaaaaaacgactaagtcaaaCGGCGGTGTCTCAGAGAAATGTATCCGAAGATGAACTATCTTCGACTATCTAGACTCGGGCGAATGTCCCGCTGAATTTCCTTGTTctcaaattttttttaagtccaaaacattttctaagtcaAACGGCGGGGCGTCAGAATGGTTCAGTCCGAAGCATGCACTATCCTCGGAGAGGCTCGGTGAAAAAAGCCCAggtgaatttcctggttctcagaaaaaaggatgaaaaaaagacTATGTCAAACGGCGGTATCTCATAAAAATAAGTCTGACGTGGGGCATGGTCCCCAGATCGGCCCGGAGCAAAAGCCCCGGtgaatttcaatgtaatatattaAACCGCAAAGCACTGAATCCACTGTGgttgaaccgcgaagtagcaaggGCCCACTGTATATCATCATATCATTCATCACAAACTTCCTCTGGCAATAATTATGGAAACAACTAAACATTGCCGACAAACCCTGAAAGCCATCTCGTGTTGCAGCGACTGACACTTTATGCTTTATGGTCAGCCACGGTTCTGCCAAGGGTTCACTGAAGGTAGCATAGCTGTCAAGTGTAGCAGCAAATAAGTTACAACTGCTCATCACCAAAATACCAAGCCTGTAATGTGTATTTAAATGAAGATACTGTTATgaattttttgttataaaaattaattaaaggtTTGAGCCACATTCAAATTCACTCACCCTGAACTCCCCATTATCAGGGTAACTGCCTCTATCTAATCATTGGGGGTTGTGTCGCTTCACAGCAATGTGTGATTACAGTATTTGGCTCTGGTGTTTGCAGTACAACCCATTGAACTGTACTCTGGCAGCTGTAAAAGCCTTTTAAAGAGAAACAAAGTTGTACAATTTTTCCTGACCTGTGTCCAAATATCCTTTTCCCATAGTTCAAAGAGAAGTGTCATTTCTTGAGATCTTTACAACAACAGATGTCAAAGTTAAAACCCAATAGTAAAAATAAGGACATCTATCAATAGTCAACGTTACCATCCTATCCTGGTTTGGTTGAAACCCAACAGTCGCATTTGAGTGGTAACTCGAAACACGATACGGTGAAAAACCAAAGTTCTTTTAGCccttgctaaaaaaaactttcatgtAAAACAAAGGC contains:
- the bmb gene encoding protein brambleberry isoform X2, whose translation is MVHSWNYLLLFCIFASLFREVCGLFEWLRQSELPPTTWLPAPNRDLAPIILVKDVQFEISATDEKFHDEAKQMDLSPLDSCHYRVVAQLKASCEHLSEEGLAKLGVALFNCQAQIEGRRIYQCTKQMSIKECTENMDSDTWNAYHILSHRARAVCYSTRQQLFRRRAEHTVNTLISAASSQLSAMEDLKDGQLELRELTAASLEKLLKGHGALLTQQVKIHEAQGQMENSLIVNLERLHQEKALIAAGQKLVAQLIQGITDKMAIVSENMQNQGSELEDSHKAIIQDLANVRQEANGIHKKIDDGITEFLQYQGQTLNYYTDLMSKLDRMNSSLGLMLHYLDEIEGRIQERFDLIQSYLGWAGLSITAMWTCIVHTSYFVLLAILQSFLRCGVLSRIMLLLTVPLNALAEINQQPALDLASLSLLIVVLSLVGQQNSCNLYPQSSTPQKEDLSCFETKLMNEDALTGYLGRSMISPDDKISVSGCILHHCTLAQPVLSQAVSVDFSQNPRGVFETLNESNELVVDSRTARTPQPSCNSSISGRQFCNAITKTGKACKKSVRFGKEYCIFHEITPISYMQP
- the bmb gene encoding protein brambleberry isoform X1, whose product is MVHSWNYLLLFCIFASLFREVCGLFEWLRQSELPPTTWLPAPNRDLAPIILVKDVQFEISATDEKFHDEAKQMDLSPLDSCHYRVVAQLKASCEHLSEEGLAKLGVALFNCQAQIEGRRIYQCTKQMSIKECTENMDSDTWNAYHILSHRARAVCYSTRQQLFRRRAEHTVNTLISAASSQLSAMEDLKDGQLELRELTAASLEKLLKGHGALLTQQVKIHEAQGQMENSLIVNLERLHQEKALIAAGQKLVAQLIQGITDKMAIVSENMQNQGSELEDSHKAIIQDLANVRQEANGIHKKIDDGITEFLQYQGQTLNYYTDLMSKLDRMNSSLGLMLHYLDEIEGRIQERFDLIQSYLGWAGLSITAMWTCIVHTSYFVLLAILQSFLRCGVLSRIMLLLTVPLNALAEINQQPALDLASLSLLIVVLSLGHCFFGQMWFKFPNRGKPLTAFPFLPSTLVGQQNSCNLYPQSSTPQKEDLSCFETKLMNEDALTGYLGRSMISPDDKISVSGCILHHCTLAQPVLSQAVSVDFSQNPRGVFETLNESNELVVDSRTARTPQPSCNSSISGRQFCNAITKTGKACKKSVRFGKEYCIFHEITPISYMQP